The following are encoded together in the Ranitomeya imitator isolate aRanImi1 chromosome 4, aRanImi1.pri, whole genome shotgun sequence genome:
- the WRAP53 gene encoding telomerase Cajal body protein 1, with protein MDGGVAVSMEGQAEVNVEEAPEVEAETATTEDRAGSMEENPELIMEEEAGRAGEEAEMATTEHGAGSAEDNPELIMGEAGRAGKEAGRAGEEAETATTEHGAGSAEDNPELIMGEAWLAGEEAGLAGEEAGLAGEEAGRAGEEAGQAGEEAGWAGKEAETAMTEHGAGSAGDNPELIMGEAAGRAGEEAEMATTEHSAGSTEDNAKLMGEAGPAGEEAGRAGKVAETAKTEDRVGSTEDNPELIMGEAGPAGEEVGRAGKMAETAKTEDRVASTEDNPELIMGEAGPAGEEVGRAGKVAETAKTEDRAGSAEDNPELIMGEARLAGEEAETAVTEGRAGSAEESPDCQTRGGEERGDGSGDPADANMEDEEPPTKKSCLEQTEPVCDECREEEDGATHPPETPEDIGRPVQYEFSQPPWALTGAWAEYSAVPENFLKGCKWAPDGSCLLTNSDDNILRIYNLPPELYSAEWDLLPEMGPVLRMSEGDTIYDYCWFPLMNSCDPASCFVASSSRDNPIHVWDAFTGDLRASYRAYNHLDELSAAHSLCFSPDGSRLFCGFDKMVRVFDTSRPGRDCECRPTFQKKLGQPGIISCVAFSPAQDIYACGSYSRCVGLYSYQEGVTLAVLHGPAGGVTHLLFSADGRCVFSGGRKDPEILCWDVRHPGKVLTSLRRNVTTNQRMYFDVESSGRYLVSGDTQGVVSVWDMISPPEDGVLLPVLQFQAQKDCVNGISLHPSLPILATSSGQRRFPESEDSGDESPPEASAKSSSAGENALQLWWCGGGSSDAK; from the exons ATGGACGGGGGAGTAGCCGTCAGTATGGAGGGACAGGCTGAGGTGAATGTGGAGGAGGCCCCAGAGGTGGAGGCCGAGACGGCAACGACTGAAGACCGAGCTGGGAGCATGGAGGAAAATCCGGAGCTTATCATGGAAGAGGAGGCTGGGCGGGCAGGAGAGGAGGCCGAGATGGCAACGACTGAGCACGGTGCGGGGAGCGCAGAAGATAATCCGGAGCTTATCATGGGAGAGGCTGGGCGGGCAGGAAAGGAGGCCGGGCGGGCAGGAGAGGAGGCTGAGACGGCAACGACTGAGCACGGTGCGGGGAGCGCAGAAGATAATCCGGAGCTTATCATGGGAGAGGCCTGGCTGGCAGGAGAGGAGGCTGGGCTGGCAGGAGAGGAGGCTGGGCTGGCAGGAGAGGAGGCCGGGCGGGCAGGAGAGGAGGCCGGGCAGGCAGGAGAGGAGGCCGGGTGGGCAGGAAAGGAGGCTGAGACGGCAATGACTGAGCACGGTGCGGGGAGCGCGGGAGATAATCCGGAGCTTATCATGGGAGAGGCGGCTGGGCGGGCAGGAGAGGAGGCCGAGATGGCAACGACTGAGCACAGTGCAGGGAGCACGGAAGATAATGCGAAGCTTATGGGAGAGGCTGGGCCGGCAGGAGAGGAGGCCGGGCGGGCAGGAAAGGTGGCTGAGACGGCAAAGACTGAAGATCGAGTGGGGAGCACGGAGGATAATCCGGAGCTTATCATGGGGGAGGCTGGGCCGGCAGGAGAGGAGGTCGGGCGGGCAGGAAAGATGGCTGAGACAGCAAAGACTGAAGATCGAGTGGCGAGCACGGAGGATAATCCGGAGCTTATCATGGGGGAGGCTGGGCCGGCAGGAGAGGAGGTCGGGCGGGCAGGAAAGGTGGCTGAGACGGCAAAGACTGAAGACCGAGCGGGGAGTGCGGAGGATAATCCGGAGCTTATCATGGGGGAGGCTCGGCTGGCAGGAGAGGAGGCTGAGACAGCAGTGACCGAGGGGCGAGCAGGGAGCGCAGAGGAGAGTCCGGACTGTCAGACCAGAGGTGGAGAGGAGCGCGGGGATGGCTCCGGTGACCCGGCCGATGCAAATATGGAGGACGAGGAGCCCCCAACCAAGAAGTCCTGCCTGGAGCAGACAGAGCCGGTGTGTGATGAGTGCCGGGAGGAGGAAGATGGGGCCACACACCCCCCTGAGACCCCCGAGGACATCGGCAG GCCGGTGCAGTACGAGTTCTCCCAGCCGCCATGGGCACTgacaggagcgtgggcagagtacaGCGCCGTCCCCGAGAACTTCCTGAAAGGCTGCAAGTG GGCTCCGGACGGATCCTGTCTATTAACCAACAGCGATGACAACATCCTGCGGATTTATAACCTCCCTCCGGAGCTGTACTCTGCCGAATGGGACCTGCTGCCGGAGATG GGCCCGGTCCTCCGCATGTCGGAGGGGGACACCATTTACGACTATTGCTGGTTCCCTCTGATGAATTCTTGTGACCCGGCCTCCTGCTT TGTCGCCAGCAGCAGCCGAGACAACCCCATCCATGTATGGGACGCCTTCACCGGAGACCTCAGGGCGTCATACCGGGCCTACAACCATCTG GATGAGCTCTCCGCCGCGCACTCCTTGTGTTTCTCTCCTGACGGGTCTCGGCTGTTTTGCGGGTTTGATAAGATGGTTCGGGTGTTTGACACGTCCCGTCCCGGCAGAGACTGTGAATGTCGCCCCACTTTCC AGAAGAAGCTGGGGCAGCCGGGGATCATCTCCTGTGTGGCCTTCAGCCCCGCTCAGGACATCTACGCCTGCGGCTCGTACTCCCGCTGTGTGGGCCTCTACTCCTACCAGGAGGGGGTGACGCTCGCCGTCCTGCACGGCCCCGCCGGCGGCGTCACCCACCTGCTCTTCTCTGCCGACGGCCGCTGCGTGTTCTCCGGAGGCAGAAAG GACCCCGAGATCTTGTGCTGGGACGTCCGTCACCCCGGCAAGGTGCTGACCTCCCTGAGACGCAACGTCACCACCAACCAGAGGATGTACTTTGACGTGGAAAG cTCCGGCCGGTACCTGGTCAGTGGGGACACGCAGGGGGTGGTCTCTGTGTGGGACATGATATCGCCCCCCGAAGACGGCGTATTACTACCGGTGCTGCAATTCCAGGCGCAGAAGGACTGCGTCAACGGCATCAG CCTTCACCCATCTCTGCCCATCCTGGCGACCTCATCCGGACAGCggaggttcccagagtctgaagataGCGGAGACGAGTCCCCGCCGGAGGCGAGCGCGAAGAGCAGCAGCGCCGGAGAAAACGCCCTGCAGCTGTGGTGGTGCGGAGGCGGCAGCAGTGACGCCAAGTAG